One genomic window of Gemmatimonadales bacterium includes the following:
- a CDS encoding cation diffusion facilitator family transporter has protein sequence MPRPDPAVEERTRLVRRVLLGVLFANLAVVAVKFLVGFRIDSLAVVGDAVHSSVDAINNLFGLAVVRFASKGPDAEHPYGHAKFESLGALLIVVFLSLSVFELLRGAWARLVGGAPTLVISSVQVILLLFTLLINLWVVWYETRAGRRLKSPILLADASHTRVDVFITIAVLGGLYLTHLGYPMADPILAIVVAFLVVRVGWEIVGHSLPTLVDGAAVDEPSIRMAAEAVAGVRSAYAIRSRTAAALSFAEVTIAVDGAQNVTEAHEIADAVEDKLRDDLGFNHVQVHVEPC, from the coding sequence ATGCCCCGCCCCGATCCCGCCGTCGAGGAGCGCACCCGCCTGGTGCGGCGCGTCCTGCTGGGCGTCCTCTTCGCCAACCTGGCGGTGGTCGCCGTCAAGTTCCTGGTAGGCTTCCGGATCGACTCCCTCGCCGTGGTCGGCGACGCGGTGCACTCCTCGGTCGACGCGATCAACAACCTCTTCGGCCTCGCGGTGGTGCGCTTCGCCTCCAAGGGGCCCGACGCCGAGCACCCCTACGGCCACGCCAAGTTCGAGAGCCTGGGCGCGTTGCTGATCGTCGTCTTCCTCAGCCTCTCGGTGTTCGAGCTGCTGCGCGGCGCCTGGGCCCGCCTTGTCGGTGGCGCCCCCACGCTGGTCATCAGTTCCGTGCAGGTGATTCTCCTCCTCTTCACCCTGCTCATCAATCTCTGGGTGGTCTGGTACGAGACCCGAGCCGGCCGCCGCCTGAAGAGCCCGATCCTCCTCGCCGACGCCTCGCACACCCGGGTCGACGTCTTCATCACGATCGCCGTTCTCGGCGGGCTCTACCTGACCCATCTCGGCTACCCGATGGCCGACCCGATCCTGGCCATCGTCGTCGCCTTCCTGGTGGTGCGGGTCGGATGGGAAATCGTGGGCCACTCGCTCCCGACGCTGGTGGACGGCGCCGCGGTGGACGAACCCTCGATCCGAATGGCGGCCGAGGCGGTCGCTGGGGTGCGCTCGGCGTACGCCATCCGCTCGCGCACCGCCGCGGCGCTCTCCTTCGCCGAGGTAACGATCGCGGTGGACGGCGCGCAGAACGTGACGGAGGCGCACGAGATTGCCGACGCCGTCGAGGACAAGCTGCGCGACGACCTTGGCTTCAACCATGTCCAGGTGCACGTCGAGCCATGCTGA
- a CDS encoding autorepressor SdpR family transcription factor gives MIDQTFKALADPTRRAILAMLRDGDLPAGEIAAHFPVAWASVSHHLSVLKEAGLVLATRDGQFIRYSLNTTVVQDALQHLLEIAPRRKERRNA, from the coding sequence GTGATTGACCAGACCTTCAAGGCCCTCGCCGACCCCACCCGCCGAGCCATTCTCGCCATGCTGCGGGACGGTGACCTCCCCGCCGGGGAGATCGCCGCGCACTTCCCGGTGGCGTGGGCGTCGGTGTCGCACCACCTCTCGGTGCTGAAGGAGGCCGGGCTGGTGCTCGCCACCCGGGACGGCCAGTTCATCCGCTATTCGCTCAACACCACAGTTGTGCAGGACGCCCTGCAGCACCTGCTGGAAATTGCCCCTCGCCGCAAGGAGCGCCGCAATGCGTAA